The proteins below are encoded in one region of Avibacterium volantium:
- a CDS encoding 3-deoxy-7-phosphoheptulonate synthase: MNNVNHKDSIHNVNIVNEKVLITPSELKEKLPLPQHLRHQIEQSRADIANIIHKKDNRLLVVIGPCSIHDPLSALDYAKRLKALSDELKDELYIVMRVYFEKPRTTVGWKGLINDPKIDGSFDVEHGLHIARELLLELAEMGLPLATEALDPITPQYMADLFSWSAIGARTTESQTHRELASGLSMAVGFKNGTDGSIATAINAMKASAMGHSFIGINQQGQVNLLNTAGNPNGHIILRGGKAPNYQAEFIQQAEQELQKAGLEPAIMVDCSHGNSNKDYRRQPIVAEDVTQQIANGNQSIIGVMLESHINAGNQSAEQPVSEMQYGVSITDACIDWDTSEQLLRQMAQALSKNN; encoded by the coding sequence ATGAACAATGTAAATCACAAAGACAGTATTCATAATGTAAATATTGTTAATGAAAAAGTGTTAATCACACCAAGTGAACTAAAAGAAAAATTGCCTTTACCGCAACATTTGCGTCATCAAATTGAGCAATCACGCGCTGATATTGCCAATATCATTCATAAAAAAGATAACCGTCTATTAGTGGTGATCGGCCCTTGTTCGATTCACGATCCCCTTTCTGCGTTAGATTACGCAAAACGCTTGAAAGCTTTATCTGATGAACTAAAAGACGAGCTGTACATCGTTATGCGTGTATATTTTGAGAAACCGCGTACCACCGTGGGTTGGAAAGGCTTAATTAACGATCCGAAAATTGATGGCAGTTTCGATGTAGAACACGGTTTGCACATTGCGCGTGAACTTTTGTTAGAGCTGGCGGAAATGGGTTTGCCACTTGCCACCGAAGCACTTGATCCAATCACGCCACAATATATGGCAGATTTATTCAGCTGGTCAGCCATTGGCGCAAGAACCACGGAATCGCAAACTCACCGTGAACTGGCGTCAGGCTTATCAATGGCAGTGGGGTTTAAGAATGGTACGGACGGTAGCATTGCCACTGCAATTAATGCGATGAAAGCGTCTGCAATGGGACATAGCTTTATAGGCATCAACCAGCAAGGGCAGGTGAATTTGCTCAACACCGCAGGCAATCCAAACGGACATATTATTTTGCGTGGTGGAAAAGCGCCAAATTACCAAGCGGAATTTATTCAACAAGCAGAACAAGAATTACAAAAAGCAGGCTTAGAACCCGCCATTATGGTGGATTGTAGCCATGGCAACTCGAATAAAGATTACCGCCGCCAGCCGATTGTGGCAGAAGATGTTACACAGCAAATCGCTAATGGCAACCAATCTATTATTGGCGTGATGTTAGAAAGCCATATCAATGCGGGCAACCAAAGTGCTGAGCAGCCAGTAAGCGAAATGCAATATGGTGTGTCAATTACAGACGCTTGCATTGATTGGGATACCAGCGAGCAATTATTACGTCAAATGGCACAAGCATTGAGCAAAAATAATTGA
- the pyrD gene encoding quinone-dependent dihydroorotate dehydrogenase, translating into MYPLIRKALFSLDAENAHNLTIQLLKLAGKPPFVTLIKALLACPQGQERTVMGVKFKNPVGLAAGADKNAEAIDGFGALGFGFIEVGTVTPLGQEGNPKPRQFRLIEAEGIINRNGFNNQGIDYVIENVKKARFDGVIGINIGKNKITPIERGKEDYLYCLNKAYNYADYITVNISSPNTPDLRQLQYGDALEDLLQSIKARQQILASQYNKYVPIAVKIAPDLTEAELVQIADTLRRNKIDGVIATNTTIARDNVQGLKNATEIGGLSGKPLQQKSTQIIARLHQELNDQIPIIGSGGIDSVASAQEKIAAGAELLQVYSGLIYQGPALIKELVKHC; encoded by the coding sequence ATGTATCCTTTAATCCGAAAAGCGCTTTTCAGCCTTGACGCTGAAAATGCCCACAATTTAACTATTCAGCTATTAAAACTGGCTGGCAAACCGCCTTTTGTTACCCTAATAAAAGCCTTGTTAGCTTGTCCGCAAGGGCAGGAAAGAACAGTAATGGGTGTGAAGTTTAAAAATCCCGTTGGCTTGGCCGCAGGGGCGGATAAAAATGCCGAAGCCATTGACGGCTTTGGCGCACTGGGATTTGGCTTTATTGAAGTGGGAACAGTAACACCGCTTGGGCAAGAGGGCAATCCAAAACCACGCCAGTTTCGTCTAATTGAAGCGGAAGGCATTATTAATCGCAATGGCTTTAATAATCAGGGCATTGATTATGTGATTGAAAATGTCAAGAAAGCACGCTTTGACGGCGTAATCGGCATAAACATTGGTAAAAACAAAATCACTCCCATTGAACGGGGCAAAGAAGATTATCTTTATTGTTTGAATAAAGCCTATAATTATGCGGATTATATTACAGTAAATATTTCCTCGCCCAACACGCCAGATTTACGCCAGTTGCAATATGGTGATGCGTTAGAAGATTTGTTGCAAAGCATTAAGGCGCGCCAGCAAATCTTGGCAAGCCAATATAATAAATATGTGCCGATTGCAGTGAAAATTGCACCAGATTTAACGGAAGCCGAATTGGTACAAATTGCCGATACGTTACGACGTAACAAGATTGATGGTGTGATCGCCACCAATACCACCATTGCACGTGACAATGTACAAGGCTTAAAAAATGCGACAGAAATCGGTGGTCTAAGCGGTAAGCCGTTGCAACAAAAAAGCACGCAAATCATCGCTCGATTACATCAAGAATTAAACGACCAAATCCCAATTATAGGCAGCGGCGGCATAGATAGCGTTGCCAGCGCGCAAGAAAAAATCGCAGCAGGTGCAGAGCTTCTGCAAGTGTATTCTGGGCTGATTTATCAAGGGCCAGCGTTAATTAAGGAATTGGTTAAACATTGTTGA
- the rnm gene encoding RNase RNM, translating into MQKIYDLHCHSSASDGVLSPKEVVQRAYDNQVSVLALTDHDSVAGLDEAQAQADLLGITLINGVEISTQWENRAIHIVGLDFDKTHPKMTALLQQQAEKRLERAVKIGEKLAKLGVENAFDGAKKFTQGEVTRAHYARYLVEIGKVSNINQAFKRYLGQGKSAYVKAEWVDIPSAIDIIHQAGGVAVLAHPLRYTLTTKWLKKLIVDFAQSGGDAIEVSGCGQTKDQRLLLARWALEQGLLGSVGSDFHFPCGWIELGRSLELPENVPPVWQKFRTIL; encoded by the coding sequence ATGCAAAAAATTTATGATTTACATTGCCATAGTAGCGCATCAGACGGGGTATTAAGCCCTAAAGAGGTGGTGCAGCGCGCTTATGATAATCAAGTTTCCGTGCTGGCTTTAACCGATCACGACAGCGTGGCAGGCTTAGATGAAGCACAAGCGCAGGCAGATTTATTAGGGATCACGCTGATTAATGGAGTGGAAATTTCCACCCAATGGGAAAATCGTGCCATTCATATTGTGGGGTTAGATTTTGATAAAACTCACCCAAAAATGACCGCACTTTTGCAGCAGCAAGCAGAAAAACGCTTAGAAAGAGCGGTGAAAATTGGTGAGAAATTAGCGAAGTTAGGGGTTGAAAATGCTTTTGATGGAGCGAAAAAATTCACCCAAGGGGAAGTTACCCGAGCGCACTATGCGCGCTATTTAGTGGAAATCGGCAAAGTTTCTAATATTAATCAGGCTTTCAAACGTTATCTAGGGCAAGGTAAGTCTGCCTATGTAAAAGCGGAATGGGTAGATATTCCTAGCGCGATTGACATTATTCACCAGGCAGGCGGCGTGGCGGTGTTAGCGCACCCATTGCGCTATACCTTAACCACCAAATGGCTCAAAAAACTGATTGTGGATTTTGCCCAAAGTGGTGGTGATGCCATTGAAGTTTCTGGCTGCGGACAAACCAAAGATCAACGCTTATTGCTCGCACGTTGGGCGCTTGAACAAGGTTTACTTGGCTCTGTTGGATCGGATTTTCATTTTCCTTGTGGTTGGATTGAACTAGGACGTTCGCTTGAATTACCAGAAAATGTGCCACCTGTTTGGCAGAAATTTCGCACTATTTTGTAA
- the pepN gene encoding aminopeptidase N — protein sequence MQTKAKYRKDYRSPDFTVTDIFLDFQLDPEKTVVTAKSQYQRLNPEATSLRLDGHSFQFAAIHLNGEDFKHYQQDSESLTLDLSSLKESAAQFELEIVTYLKPAENTSLQGLYQSGDALCTQCEAEGFRQITYMLDRPDVLARYTTKITAEKAKYPYLLSNGNRIASGELDNGFHWVEWQDPFPKPSYLFALVAGDFDVLQDSFITQSGREVKLELYVDRGNLDRADWAMQSLKKSMKWDEERFGLEYDLDIYMIVAVDFFNMGAMENKGLNIFNDKFVLANPQTATDEDYLAIESVIAHEYFHNWTGNRVTCRDWFQLSLKEGLTVFRDQEFSSDTGSRAVNRINNVKFLRTVQFAEDASPMSHPIRPEKVIEMNNFYTVTVYEKGAEVIRMLHTLLGEQGFQAGMREYIAQNDGKAATCEDFVQAMEKANDVDLSQFRRWYSQSGTPELTINDSYDERSHTYRLQVSQHTPATADQMDKVNLHIPLKIALYDEQGIMQSLQYHGELVSDVLDVTEQTQTFEFHNIYSRPVPALLCDFSAPVRLDYDYSTKQLITLLKFAKNDFVRWDAVQMLFSNELRRNLSQYQQGQPLEFSQEILTALHQVLENHQKDPELTTLILTLPKETEFAELFKTIDPEGIAVVRDFMLRTLADYLKSDLFRIYQQIHLEDYRVVQQDIALRALRNLCLNYLAYTHLGNNLVYKHYVNANNMTDCLAALSVATKAQLPCRDELLADFEQKWQHDGLVMDKWFTLQATRPDADVLQIVVQLMDHPSFNFNNPNRVRALVGSFASQNPRAFHAADGSGYRFLTDILIRLNETNPQVASRLIEPLIRFKRYDAQRQTLMKRALERLSEVENLSKDLFEKIEKALQ from the coding sequence GCGTTTAGACGGTCATAGCTTTCAATTTGCGGCGATTCATTTAAATGGGGAAGATTTCAAACATTATCAACAAGATAGCGAAAGTCTAACGTTAGATTTAAGTAGTTTGAAAGAAAGTGCGGCGCAATTTGAGTTAGAAATTGTAACCTATCTGAAACCTGCCGAAAACACCTCATTACAAGGCTTATATCAATCAGGTGATGCCCTTTGTACACAATGTGAAGCAGAAGGATTCCGTCAAATTACCTATATGCTTGATCGCCCCGATGTACTAGCTCGTTACACCACCAAAATCACCGCAGAAAAAGCTAAATATCCTTATTTATTATCTAACGGCAACCGCATTGCCAGTGGGGAATTAGACAATGGTTTTCACTGGGTGGAATGGCAAGATCCTTTCCCAAAACCGAGCTATTTGTTTGCCTTAGTGGCCGGGGATTTTGATGTTTTACAAGACAGTTTTATCACCCAAAGTGGCCGTGAAGTGAAACTTGAGCTTTATGTGGATCGCGGCAATTTAGATCGTGCCGATTGGGCGATGCAAAGCCTGAAAAAATCAATGAAGTGGGACGAAGAACGCTTCGGGCTAGAATATGATTTAGATATTTATATGATCGTTGCGGTAGATTTCTTCAATATGGGCGCAATGGAAAATAAAGGCTTGAATATTTTCAACGATAAATTCGTGTTGGCCAACCCACAAACCGCCACAGATGAAGATTATTTAGCCATTGAAAGCGTGATCGCACACGAATACTTCCATAACTGGACAGGCAATCGTGTTACTTGTCGCGATTGGTTTCAGTTAAGTTTGAAAGAGGGTTTAACCGTGTTCCGAGATCAAGAATTTTCTTCTGATACGGGATCGCGTGCGGTAAATCGCATTAATAATGTGAAATTCTTGCGTACCGTGCAATTTGCGGAAGACGCTAGTCCAATGTCGCACCCAATTCGCCCTGAAAAAGTGATTGAAATGAATAATTTCTACACCGTAACCGTGTATGAAAAAGGGGCAGAAGTGATTCGTATGTTGCATACCTTGCTAGGTGAACAAGGTTTCCAAGCAGGTATGCGAGAGTATATTGCACAAAACGATGGTAAAGCCGCCACCTGTGAAGATTTTGTGCAAGCAATGGAAAAAGCCAATGACGTTGATCTTAGCCAGTTCCGCCGTTGGTATAGCCAATCTGGCACGCCAGAACTCACCATTAATGATAGCTATGATGAGCGCTCTCATACTTATCGCCTGCAAGTTTCACAGCATACGCCAGCAACCGCTGATCAAATGGACAAGGTAAATTTACACATTCCATTAAAAATCGCCCTTTATGATGAGCAAGGCATTATGCAATCTTTGCAATATCATGGCGAATTAGTCAGTGATGTGCTAGATGTAACGGAACAAACGCAAACCTTTGAATTTCATAATATTTATTCACGTCCAGTGCCAGCCTTGTTGTGTGATTTTTCTGCGCCAGTGCGATTAGATTATGATTACAGCACCAAACAACTTATTACCTTACTGAAATTTGCGAAAAATGACTTCGTTCGTTGGGACGCAGTGCAAATGCTATTTAGCAATGAGTTACGTCGTAACTTATCGCAATATCAACAAGGACAACCTCTTGAATTTTCTCAAGAAATTTTGACCGCACTTCATCAAGTGTTAGAAAATCATCAGAAAGATCCTGAATTAACTACCTTAATTCTGACCTTACCAAAAGAAACGGAATTTGCGGAATTATTCAAAACCATTGATCCTGAAGGCATCGCAGTGGTGCGTGATTTTATGCTGCGTACATTAGCGGACTATTTGAAATCAGATTTATTCCGAATTTATCAGCAAATTCATTTGGAAGATTATCGTGTGGTGCAACAAGATATTGCCTTACGTGCCTTGCGTAATCTGTGCCTGAATTATTTGGCTTACACCCATTTAGGCAATAATTTAGTGTATAAGCACTATGTGAACGCAAATAATATGACGGATTGTTTGGCGGCGTTATCGGTGGCGACCAAAGCCCAGTTGCCTTGCCGTGATGAATTATTGGCGGATTTTGAACAAAAATGGCAGCACGATGGTTTGGTGATGGATAAATGGTTCACCTTGCAAGCCACGCGCCCTGATGCTGATGTACTACAAATTGTGGTGCAGTTGATGGATCACCCAAGCTTTAACTTTAACAATCCAAACCGTGTACGCGCCTTAGTGGGCAGTTTTGCCAGCCAAAACCCACGCGCATTCCACGCCGCAGACGGCTCGGGCTACCGTTTCTTAACGGATATTTTAATTCGTTTAAACGAAACCAATCCGCAAGTGGCATCAAGATTAATTGAACCATTAATTCGCTTTAAACGTTATGATGCACAGCGTCAAACCTTGATGAAACGTGCTTTAGAACGCTTGAGCGAAGTAGAAAACCTGTCTAAGGATTTATTCGAAAAAATCGAAAAAGCCTTACAATAA
- the tyrA gene encoding bifunctional chorismate mutase/prephenate dehydrogenase: MDALKELRTEIDTLDQELLQLVAKRLALVKKVGEIKHQHGLPIYVPNREAEMLQARRQEAEKLGVPPDLIEDVLRRLMRESYTRENQFGFKTVNPNIKKIVIVGGKGKLGGLFARYLQLSGYQVESLGRNDWDNAAQILSGADVVIVSVPIVNTVETIERLAPYLTENMLLTDLTSVKKAPLAKMLDVHQGAVVGLHPMFGPDIASMAKQVVVRCDGRYPERYQWLLDQISIWGAKIYQVDAAEHDQSMTYIQALRHFATFANGLHLSKQPVELAKLLALSSPIYRLELAMIGRLFAQDGALYADIIMDKPENLEVIESLKQSYEESLKFFEQGDKQGFIETFEQVRDWFGDYSEQFLKESRQLLQQANDYREH; the protein is encoded by the coding sequence GTGGACGCCCTAAAAGAACTGCGTACAGAAATTGATACACTGGATCAAGAATTATTGCAATTAGTTGCAAAGCGCTTGGCATTGGTAAAAAAAGTGGGGGAAATCAAACATCAACACGGCTTACCTATTTATGTGCCAAATCGTGAAGCAGAAATGCTACAAGCTAGACGGCAAGAAGCCGAAAAACTTGGCGTACCGCCTGATTTAATCGAAGATGTATTACGCCGTTTAATGCGTGAATCCTACACCAGAGAAAATCAATTCGGATTTAAAACCGTTAATCCTAACATCAAAAAAATTGTGATTGTGGGCGGAAAAGGTAAGCTAGGCGGATTATTCGCACGTTATCTGCAACTTTCAGGTTATCAAGTAGAAAGTTTAGGGCGAAACGATTGGGACAACGCCGCACAGATTTTATCGGGTGCAGATGTAGTTATTGTGTCCGTACCTATCGTAAACACGGTGGAAACCATTGAACGTCTTGCACCTTATTTAACTGAAAATATGTTGCTCACCGATCTCACCTCGGTGAAAAAAGCCCCGCTTGCAAAAATGCTGGATGTGCATCAAGGCGCAGTGGTGGGCTTGCACCCAATGTTCGGGCCAGATATTGCAAGTATGGCAAAACAAGTGGTAGTGCGTTGTGATGGGCGTTATCCTGAACGCTATCAATGGTTATTAGATCAAATCAGCATTTGGGGGGCGAAAATTTATCAAGTGGACGCCGCCGAACACGATCAAAGTATGACTTACATTCAAGCCTTACGCCACTTTGCCACCTTTGCCAACGGGTTGCATTTATCCAAACAACCTGTGGAATTGGCGAAACTGTTAGCCTTATCTTCGCCAATTTACCGCTTAGAACTCGCTATGATCGGACGCCTATTCGCCCAAGACGGCGCATTATACGCGGATATTATTATGGATAAACCAGAAAACCTTGAAGTGATCGAAAGCTTAAAACAAAGCTATGAAGAAAGCCTGAAATTCTTTGAGCAAGGCGATAAACAAGGTTTTATCGAAACTTTCGAGCAAGTACGCGATTGGTTTGGCGATTATTCTGAACAATTCTTAAAAGAAAGCCGCCAGCTTTTGCAACAGGCGAATGATTATCGCGAACATTAG